From Microbacterium sp. 10M-3C3:
CCGCGCCCCTGGGGCCTGCCGACGGTCGAGAAGATGAGCCGTAGGTGCAGCTCGATGGCGGTGCGTTCGAGGTGGTGGCTGGTGAAGTCGGAGCCGTGGTCGACGTGCAGCACATCGGGGATTCCGCACATCGCCCACGCGGGGTCGGTCTTTCGCCAGATCGCCTGCCGCAACGCGAGCGCGGTGTTCAGTGACGAGGGCGCTCCGGTGAAGACCATGTATCCGCAGATCGCGCGGGAGTGATCATCCATGACGGTTGTCAGCCAGGGCCGGTCGGGCTTCCCGTTCGCGCCGATGATGAGGATGTCGAGTTCGGTATGGTCGGCCTGCCAGATCTGGTTCGGCCGTTGTGCGCGACGGCGGAACACCAGCTCGTGACGATCGCGGTAGGACGCGGGACCCTCCAACGCGAGGGTGACGAGTGCGGGGTCGAGGGCCTGCACGATTTCTCGGACGGTCGCGTAGCTCGGCGCCGGCCTACTCTCGCGTAGGCACTCTTCGACGATGAGTCGATGCAGCGTCGCGATTGACGGACGAGGCCGGGTCAGGGCGAGCCGCTCGATGGCGGCGACGGTTGCGGGGTCAGTGCGTCGGCTGCCCTTGTCTCTTCGTGCGGTGTCGTCGAGTCCTGCGAGCCCGTGTTTCTCGTAGAGCTGATGCCAGCGTTGGAGCGTCCGCGTGCCGATGCCGCTCTCGCGGGCGAGGGCCGCGAGGGGGATCTGATCTTCGACGTGAAGTCGGAGGATCCGCCACCGCTCGAGGCCGTCCATGAGCCGCTACATCGCTGCGCTCTCGCGGGCCGCATGGACCTGCTGATGGCGGTAGAGCGTCGCGCGACTCCACCCGACGAGACGAGCGGCGTCCTCGGCGGTGCGGCCGCGCGCTCGCGCATCCGCGGCAATCGCGAGCTTGTCCGCGATCACGACCGGGTCCGACAGAGGCCGGCCAAACCGGGTCCCGTTCGCTCGGGCGGCTGCGATGCCGGCGTTGACCCGTTCGACGATGAGCTCCCGCTCGTACTCCGCGAGCGTGGCCAACATGTTCAACATCAGCCGGCCCGTCGACGTCGACGGATCGATGCCATCCGAGATCGACCGCACCTGCACGCCGCGCTCGCGCAGCAGATTCACGGTGTTCAGCACGTCGATCAGGGAGCGGCCGAGGCGGTCGACTCGCCAGACGACGACGGTGTCGCCGTCTTCGGCGTACTCGAGGAGCTTCTTCATCCCGGTCCGCTCGATCGCGGTCTTGCTCCCCGAGGTGACATCCGCGAAGACGTCGCGCTTTTGCACCCCGGCAGCAACGAGCGCGTCGAGCTGCAGCTGCGCGTCCTGACTCGACGTACTCACGCGCGTGTATCCGAGAAGCCTCACGAGCCCATTCTGACTCGGAAACACCCTTTATGACCCCTGCTGAGACGAATTATGGCGAGACGCCTTTCTGAGACGACGCGCATCCCGAGATTTCGGGCAAAGGGGCGCTGTCGAGGGCCACTTGGTCCGGCGTCTCAGAAAGCTACTGGTTTTTGAGGCGCGCGCCGATCCTCCGCTGTTGGAGCGTGGGTGAAGGGTTCAATCGGTCTGAACGACCGGTAGCCCCGTCGCGGCTGCGGCGTCTGCGAGCGAGCCGAGGTTGCGTACTTGGGTGAAGCCTGCGTCCTCCATGAGGTCGACGGCGGCTGCGGCGCGTTGACCTGAACGGCAGTAGACGACGTAGTCGGCGTGGGGGTCCAGGTCAGGGATTGCCGTTTGCAGCTCGCCGGCGGTGACGTCGAGCAGGAGTGCCCCATCGAGATGCCCTTCGGCGTGTTCGGCGGGTGTGCGGACGTCGATGACGATCGCATCCGAGCTAACCGCAGGTTGGGCGGTGGTCGGCGCGGTGCAACTCGTGAGCGCGAAGGCGGCGACGAGTGCGGTGACTGTAACGAGGGCGAAGCGACGCATGGGGTCCTTTCGGGGGTTTGGGGTTAGAGGTTGCAGGAGCGGTCGGCGCAGTGATGTGTGGGGTGTCGGCTGAGACGGCGGTGGAGGTGGCAGCCCGCGCACCAGCCGAAGATCGCTTCCAGGGCTAGGAGGATGAAGCAGACACCGCACAGGGCGAGTACCCCCTGGAGGGGGATAGCGCCGGAGCCCAGCGCGACGCATGAGACTGTGGCGATGCCGACGGCTAGCCACCACGCGAAGGCCTTCTGCGGGGCGCCGACCCAGCGCGGGAAGTGGGAGCGGCTCGCGAGTCGTCCCAACGCCAGGGTGATCGACAACCGATCACTGACGAGGAGACGGGTCAGCATGTCGAGCAGGAAGAACATTCCGAACATCTGCAGCGGGCGAGTCGTCCCGAACGCGAGTGCGGCGGTGGCGGCGAGAAGTCCGAGCGTCAGCAGGAGACCGGCCGCGATCCGGACCGCACGTTCATCGATGACAGGCCCCTGGTAGCCCTCGATGAGGGCACCAACGCGCGGGAGGACGACAGCGGGGGTGACGGACATGAGCGATTCCCGGAGGGTCATAGAAGAGGTGCGAGGCGCAGGATCGTCGCTGTGAGCATGATGATGCCCACGCCCAGGACGAAGAAGCCGAAGCTTTTGCGGAGCGTGGGGGCGGACAACTTTCTGGCGAGCAGCATCCCGGCGACGGAGCCGACAACGGCGAAGGCGGTGAAAGGAAGAACGGTTTCCCATGGGATCGCGGTGGCGAACACCTGTGCGGCGAGTCCTGCGGTGGAGTTCAGTGCGATGACGAGGAGTGATGTGCTGGTGGCCGCGGCGATGGGCAGACCGAAGATCAGCAGCGCGGGGACGATGAGGAAACCACCTCCCGCCCCGAGCAGCCCCGTGAGGAACCCCACAGACACCCCCATGATCACGACGCGCAGGACATGAGAGCTGCGCGCGCGAGGTCGCTCGGGTGGGGCGGGTGTGCGACGGCCGCGGATCATCGCGAGTGCCGTGGCGATCATGATGCCGCTGAAGAGAATGGCGAGGAGGGAGTCGGGCACGAACCGCCCCAGAGATGCACCGCCGAGCCCGCCGAGCATCCCTGTCGCCCCGAACGCGACACCGACCCCCCATTTCACGGTCCCCGTTCGCGCGCGTATCAGGACGGCGATGGCGCTGGTCACTGCGACCACGAAGAGCGAAGACGCGATCGCCTCTCGCGTTCCCATGCCCAATATCAGGGTGAGGACGGGGACGGCGAGGATTGAGCCGCCTCCGCCGAGGAGCCCGAGCGCGACGCCGACCACGGTCGCGAGGATCATCGCGGTGATGATGGGCAAGGTCAGTCGGGCTCCTCGAGGGGTCAGGCGGCGTTCGCGGCGGGCTGCGCCGTTGCGGCGAGCCAGGCGCGGTAGCTGCCGTCGATCTCGATGACGTCGTGACCGGCTCGACGCAGGGCGCTGGCGACGACGCTGTTGCGGACGCCGCTCTGGCAGTAAGTGAGGATGACGCCCGAGCTGGGGAGCTCATCGGTGTGCCAGAGAGCGCGACCGCCGGAGAGTTGGGCGGCACCGGGGATGTGTCCCGCGTTGTATTCGGTGCGGTTGCGCACATCGAGCAGGAGGGCGTGCTCCACCTGGTCGATGTCCGTGGGGGCGATGGTCTTCGGCTGAACGAGCCGCAGTCCGTCGAGGGTGTCGGTGAAGCCGTGGACAGCGTCGATCCCCACCCGCAGCAGGTGGTCGCGGAACCGCCCGGCCGCGTCAGTCGAGTCGGCCAGAATGACGAGGGGGCGTGTTTCCGTCTCAGGGTCGTAGACCCAGGCGGCGTAGCTGGCGGCTTTCGCTTCGCCGGGGACGTTGAGCGCGCCGGGCACGGTGCCCTGGTGTACCTGCGCGTGGTGGCGGGTGTCGATGAGGATGACGCTGTCTTCCTCCAGCGCAGCGGACAGGTCGGAGGCGTCGATTTGCGGCAGCGGTGCGAGCTTGCCCAGCAGAGCGGGCCCGGTGCGGTTCTGCCGCTTCATCCGGGCGAAGTAGGCGTGCGCATCAGGTTGATCATCGAGGAGGGAGTTGATGAAGCCCTGCTCGTCGCCGGCGGCCAGGTACGGTGCCCACCAGGCAAAGCGTCGCTCGTATCCGACCGTGGAGGTGGGGACAGCGCCGAGGGCCTTGCCGCAGGCCGAGCCGGACCCGTGTGCGGGGAGCACCTGGACGTAGTCCGGGAGGGTGAGGAAACGGTCGCGAAGGCTGGCGAACAGATCGCGCGCGCCCTGGAAGCGGGTGTCGATACCGCCGGCGGCTTCATCCAGCAGGTCGGGGCGGCCGATGTCGCCGACGAAGACGAAGTCGCCGCTGAGGAAGTAGCCCGGGTCGGAGGTGGCGGCTCCATCGGTGACGAGGAAGGAAAGGTGCTCGGGGGTGTGGCCGGGGGTGTGCACTGCTTCGAGGGCGATGTTGCCGAGGGTGATGCGCTGACCGTGCACCATCCGGGTGGCGTCATCGAATCCGGAACCGTACTGCCAGTCGGGCCCGCCCTCGGCGGAGACGTACATCGTCGCTCCCGTGCGGGCAGCGAGTTCGCGGGTGCCGGAGAGGTAGTCGGCGTGGATGTGAGTCTCGGTGACGGCAGTGATGGTCATGCCATGCTTCGCGGCGAGGTCGAGATAGACCTGCACGTCGCGGCGGGGATCGACCACAATCGCTTCACCGTTCCGCTGGCAACCGATCAGGTAGCTGGCGTGCGCGAGGTCGTCGTCATACAAGCGTTCGAGGAGCACGGGGATCTGCTTTCGCGGGGTCAGTGCGCGCAGGTGCAGCGCTGGTCTTCGGGAACGTCGGCGAGGGCGTCGTCGATGTGTTGGCCGCAGCCGGCCCACGTGGGCTTGCCGCAGGAGGGGCAGGTGATTTGAGCGCACACGGTCAGGCAGCCGTCTCGGCAGCCGCGATCTGGCGGCGGACATCATCCATGTCCAGCTCGCGGGCTTTGGTGATCAGTTGCTCGAGCTGCGGGGCAGGCAGAGCACCGGGCTGCTTGTACACCAGCACGCCATCGCGGATCACCATCAGCGTCGGGATCGAGGTGATGCGGTGAGCCGAGGACAACTCAGCTTCCGCTTCGGTGTCCACTTTCGCGAACACGATGTCGGGGTGCTTCTCCGACGCCGCCTCGAATACCGGAGCGAACGAGCGGCACGGGCCGCACCAGGCCGCCCAGAAGTCGATGAGGACGATCCCGTCTGCCTGGACGGCCGGGCCGAAGGTCTCGTTCGTGAGCTCAGTGGTGGCCATCGTCGGTCACCGCCCGAACAGGCGCGAGAAGAACCCGCCCTGCTTCGACTGTGCAGCCTGCACCTCACCGCGCGTGTGGTTGCCATTGCACCACTGCGACGCGGGCACCGACGCGCGTACCGAAGACACGTGCTGGCCGCAGCCCGCCCACGTCGTCTTCCCACAGGTCCGGCACTTCGTAGCTCGACACATGTTCTCTCCCTTTCCGGCGATACCCCAGGGGGTATATCTGAACCTGGACGCCCAGGATACTCCGGGGGGTATAGTTGTTGTCAACTCGACGGAAGGAACCGCTCATGGGCAGTGACCCGCAAGGCCCTGACTCGCTGCTGCACGATCAGGAGGCGAAGCGAAAGGTGCTCAACCGTCTGAAGCGTGCGCAAGGACAGCTCGCCGCGGTGATCGGCGCCGTTGAAAACGACGCACACTGCCGCGACGTCGTTCAGCAGCTCTCCGCCGTCTCTAAAGCTCTGGATCGGGCCGGCTTCCTCGTCATCTCCACCGCTCTTCGCGACTGCATGACCACGCCGGAGGCGGATAACGTCACCAACCCCGACGAGCTGGAAAAGCTCTTCCTCTCCCTCGCCTGATGACCACGCGAAACACGCTCGTCATCCACGTCTTCGCCGAGGACGCCGCGGTTCTCACCGCCGCGCTGCGCGTTGCCCGAAACGCCGTTGACGATCTCAGTCCCGACGGCATCGTGCAGCTCGTCGTCCAGGGCGGCGCGGTGCGGGGCCTGGTCGCGGACGGTGCCTATCGAGACGATCTCGTCGCAACGATCCGCAGTGCGGGCGTACAGGTGCTGGCGTGTCAGAACAGCATGAGCCGAGAAGACGTGGACGCTGATTCTTTGCTCGAGGGGGTGTCAACCGTTGCCGCGGCCGTGGGCTACCTCGCTCAACAACAATGGGCAGGCGCCGCCTACGTACGACTGTGATGCATCCAGCACCTGTCACGCCATCCGCACGCACCGGTATCGCAGCTGTGACCTCTTCTGCGTGATGGCAACTAGTCCGAGAGCGACATTTCTGCGCAAAACTCTGAAGTCCCACCGACGAGCATCCCTCCAGCAAGGCGGCCCAGCCCCGACCTGAGCCCTGCGAGAACCGAGCTGCTGTAGACACGTCACGTAGCGAAGTCAGAACGCCGCCACGGAGCGCTGTTATTCACAGGAGGCGAGCTGCGTGGCCGCGGCGCTGTTCAGAATCGATCGTTTTCGGACGGTCACTTCGCATCGGTGAGGCCCGATATGATCGGTCTGTGCCGATGACAACCGATCTGACCGCTGCTGTATCGCTCTTCCACTCGCTTGCCGACCACAGCCGCTTATCAATACTGCGGCGACTGTCGATGGGCGAGGCTCGGGTGAGGGACCTCACCGACGAGCTTGGGCTAGCGCAATCCACCGTGTCGGAGCACGTCGGGTGCCTCCGCGAATGCGGACTTGTTGTCGCCCGCGGCGAAGGCCGACAGAACTTTTACTCCGTCTCCACTCCGGAAGTCATTGACGTCCTGGAAACCGCCGAGCGGCTTCTCGCCACGACCGGCTACAAAGTTGATCTGTGCGAGACCTATGGGCGTGATGGCCGATGATCGGGACCATCGCCGCTGCCATCGGCCTGTTCGCAGCCACGAACATCGACGACATCGTCGTCCTCACGGTGCTGTTTCTCGCATCGACGCGCGGGGCTCTTCCAGGATGGAAGGTAGTTGCAGGACAGTACCTCGGGTTCATCGCCCTAGTGGCGATCAGCGTCATCGCCGCCGCTGGCCTCACCATCGTCCCCGACGAATGGGTCGGGTTCTTGGGCCTGATTCCACTTGCAATTGGTATCTATGGACTGATCCGAACCCTCCGGCACCGCGGTGACGATGACGATGACGAAAGCGCGATCAGCGCGGGGGGCTTGCTAGGAGTCGCGGGCATCACGATTGCCAACGGCGCCGACAACATTTCGCTCTATACGCCGGTTTTCCGCACCAACCCCGTTCCGGACACCATCGTCACACTCATCGTGTTCTTGGTGCTCGTCGCTGTGTGGTGCGTCGTCGCACGCTTCGTCGGCACGAACAAGGCGGTCACCGAGGCTCTTGAAAAGATCGAGCACTGGCTCGTGCCCGCCGTCTTCATCGGGCTTGGCCTGTACATCCTGATCGAGTCTGGCGTGGTCCTCCGCCTCATCGACGTTCTGTCATGACCACGGTGGCCCGCCTCGCTGTCGCTGCAGTCACTGTTGCTGCCGCCTTCGCGGTCGACCAATTCACGAAGGCCTGGGCGCTGTCCTCTCTCGGCAATGGCCAGAAGATCGAGCTCGGCCTTGGGGTAACCCTTCGTCTCGTATTCAACCCCGGCGTCGCCTTCGGGCTCGGGGGTGACGTGGGAGCACCGCTCGTCATCGGCATCATGGCGCTCACCAGCGGACTTCTCGCGTGGATAGTCATCCGAGTTGTCCGAGGGCGCAACATGGGCGCCACCGCCTTCCTGGCCGTCGCGGCCGGCGGTGCGATCGGCAACCTGTGGGACCGCACCACGCGCGCTCAAACCGGACCACTTAGCGGAGAGGTCGTCGACTTCATCGGCGTCGACTGGTTTGCCATCTTCAATATGGCTGACGTGTTCACTACGCTGGGCCTTCTCGGGTGGGCCGTTCTGCTCCTGGTGCAACGCGACGACACTCACACCCCTGCCTCCTCCGAAAACGCGTCCTCCTGTTCGCCGGCGGGGTCGCCCTTGACCGCAGTCAAATCACCGTCGACGACACCGCCTGGATGAACGCGATGATCCCCCACCACTCCCTCGCCATCACCCGGGTCGTAGTGGTCGTTCGAGGTGATGACGTCTCCTGTTCGGATGGGAGCGGATGCGGGTCGTGTTCACAGGGCGACTGCGAACCTGGGCCGACTTAGAGAGCAGCAAGAAGGTCGGTGCATGCCTGCTCGCAGCGGCGGCAGGATTCGGCGCACACGCGGCAGTGCTCGTGCATGTCTGCGTGCTGTTCGCACTCGGCGGCACAGGACGCGCAGGCGGTGCGGCAGGCTTCGAGCAAGGCGCGAACTGTCGCGACATCCGGCGCGGTTTGGCGGGAAAGCACTGCACCGGTGACGGCGCAGATATCTGCGCAGTCCGAGTTCTTCCGAATGCACGCAACGAGCTCCGCGACCATGTCTTCTCCGAGGCATGCATCTGCGCAGGCGGTACATGCCTGGGCGCATTCGACGCACGCCTCGATGCAGCGCAGAAGGGCGTCCTGTGCTGCGGCGAAACCGACTTTCGGGTGGGTGGCGAGCATTTGATCTGCAACAGTCATGGCGGCTTTCCTTTCTTCGGGGTCTTCCCCCGGTGCGGTCACGCTAGAGCGAGGTCGAGGATCGACGGAGGGGCTTGTGGTCTTTCGATGAGTGGTTGGTAGGCGGAGGGCAGCAGGCTGAGTCCGCTGTCGTCGACGATGAGGATGTCGCCAGCGTCGGTAATGGCGATTGCCTGCGCGGAGCCGTGCGCCGTGGCGATGTTTCGCCACGATGGATCGCGTGTCGTGCTCCTCCACAAGCTGCCTTTGCTTCCCACGCCGATCAGTTGCTGGCCGTCCGGGGACACAGCGATGAGGGACATGATCGGGCGGTCTGGCAGCGGTCCGAACGTCGCCCCTTGGTCGGTACTGACCTGAGGCCCGTCGGGCGTCGCGGCGATGATGCGTCCGGTGGCGTCGACGACCAGTGCGAAGGACAGCAGGGTTGCGCCCGTGGAAGACCACGTGGCGCCGCGGTCCGTGCTTGCCAGCATCTGGGCGCTACCGGTTTCTTGTCCGTACAGGGTGCCGTCCGGTGCGGCGGTGAGGACGTGAAAGTCTTTCTCGCCGGTGAACGCCACCGGCTCCCATGTCGTGCCGCCGTCGCTGCTGCGGATGATGCCGAGGTTCCCTTCCCCAAGCTCCCCGGGGGTGCCTCGGCCGGGATGGCCGGAGGCGATGAGAGTGTCGTCGACAGCGGTGAGGCCCATCGCGTCGAAGCCGTAGCTGCCGACGCGGGAGCCGAGTTGCCCGTCAGCGGTGGCGGCGTAGAGGCCCTCGTGGGTGCCGAGAAGGAAGCCGTCATCGTCTGGCGCGGGCACGATCGCGTGAACGTGAGACAGCGCCGTGTCGGTGTGGTCGCTGCCGGTCGATGGCGGTTCGGCTGCGGCGCAGCCGGTGAGCAGCAAGCTGGTGAGCGCGACGAAGCTCGCCGTCGCGCGCAGGTGGATGCGCATTCGCACCCTTTCGATTCCAGGGTGAGGACGCCCTACCGGGGCGTCCTCACCGGTGGGGTGCGTTAGAGCTGCGCGAGCAGTTCCTGCATCTTGGCAATTTCGGCGGTCTGCGTGTCGACGATGGTCTGCGCCATCGCGACCGCGTCAGCGTTCTGGCCGTTGTCGACTTCGTCCTGGGCCATCTGGATCGCGCCTTCATGGTGCATCGTCATCTGCTCGAGGAACAGCCGGGACGCCTCGGCGCCGGTGGCGGCTTCCAGCGCGGCCATGTCGTCCTCGCTCATCATGCCGCCGCCGTGGTCCATGCCTTCCATGCTGTCCATATCGGGCATGTCGGCGCCCCACTCGGTCAGCCAGGACTGCAGCTGGTCGATCTCGGGCTGCTGGGCGGCCTTGATGTCCGAGGCCAGGGTCAGCACACCCGGGTCGATGCCCTCCTTGTCCAGGATCATGTCAGCCATCTCGACGGCCTGCTGATGGTGGGGGATCATCATCTGCGCGAACATCACATCCGCGTCGTTGAAGTCCGCCGTTACCGTGGACGATGAGGACGGGGACGAGCTGCTGCCGTGGTCCATGCCAGGCATGGACTCCGAGCCGGAGCCGTCGGCGCAGCCGGCGAGGGTGAGGGCGGCGGCGAGGGTGAGCGCAGCGGTCGCTGCGGTACGAATCTTCATCAGGGTTCTCCAAATACAGGGGTAGGTGAACGAACACCGGTCGCATCGACAGGTGCGTAAAGGCGGAGCCGGCAGGAGTGCGCCGGCTCGGCCGCATCACCTACGACTGATGCAGAGAGCTGTGAGAGAAGGCGGCCGCGGCCTCGGCCTGCCGGGAAGCGCGGCACTGAGTGGCCGCGGGCGCGGCAGGACCGACAACCACACCTGGCTCGGGCGGAGTCGGGCCAGCAGCACGCTAGCCAGCAGTGCCAGCACACACGCCATGGCCAACATGTCGGCGTGGCCTGAGCCACAATCCGCACACCCTTCGTCCGTCACGGTGGCACCGGAATGGTGATCATCCGCGGTGGCGCTGGCGGTGGCGACGGTGGCTTGGTGGCCGGTGTTGGCGGCGGTGTGGGTGTTGAGGGAGTGCATGGCCAGCAGGCCGACGATGACCGCGCCGGTCAACGCGATAAGCAGCAGCAGCGTGCGGGCCATGGATCGACTGGCGTGGAGCCGGTCTGTCAGTGTGATCAGCGACATGTCACCTCCCTCCCTTCCACGGTACGTCACTCCTGTCAGCGATCGGCAACTGCGTCCGGGCTGAGGTCCAGGCGTCGCAGCAGTTGAGCATTGAGGGCCACGACGATGGTGGACAGCGACATCAGAATGGCGCCGACAGACATCGGCAGCACAAACCCGACGGGGGCGAGCACCCCGGCGGCCAGGGGGACGGAGATGAGGTTGTACCCGGCGGCCCACCACAGGTTCTGCTTCATCTTGCGGTAGCTGGCGCGAGACAACTCGATCACCGACAGCACGGAGCGGGGATCGTCACTGGCAAGAATGACACCGGCGGACGCTATCGCCACATCAGTGCCCGCACCGATGGCGATACCGACGTCGGCTTGCGCGAGAGCCGGTGCATCGTTGACCCCGTCACCGACCATGGCGACCTTGCGGCCTTCGCTTTGAAGCTCCTTGACCTTGGACGCCTTGTCCTCCGGCCGGACCCCGGCGAAGAACCGGTCGATACCGAGGTCGGCGGCGACGGAGGCGGCGACCGCTTCGGCGTCTCCGGTGATCATGACGACCTGTACACCCCGCTGATGTAGCGCGTCGACGGCCGCGCGGGATTCGGGACGGATCTCGTCCGCCAGGCGCAATGCCCCTGCGACCTGCCCGTCGACGAGAACGTGCAGGATGATCGCGCCCTCCTTGCGCCACTCATCCGCGACCGGCAGCTCGGCCGCGCCCTCCTGCTTCAGCATGTACGGGCCGCCGACCTGGACGGTGCGACCGGTCACCCGCGCACGGACACCGACGGCCGGTGAGGACTGAAAGTCGACGGCAGCGGGAACGGTGAACTGCTTCTCCTGCGCGGCGTTCACGATCGCCCGAGCCAGAGGGTGTTCCGAGTCTGCTTCGGCGGCGGCGGCCCACGTGAGCAGCTCGTCTGCATCGATACCAGCGGCCGGGTCGATCGCGGTGACGGCGGGGGTGCCCTTGGTGAGGGTGCCGGTCTTGTCGAACAGGACCGTGTCGACGGTGCGCATGCTCTCCAGCGCGAGGCGGTCTTTCACGAGCACACCGCCGCGGGCGGCGCGCTCGGTCGCGATGGACACCACCAGCGGGATGGCAAGGCCCAGGGCATGCGGGCAGGCGATGACGAGGACGGTGATGGTGCGGATCACGGCTTGGTCGGGGAGCCCGACCAAGGTCCAGACCGTGGCTGTGATCGCGGCCGCCCCGAGAGCGAACCAGAACAGCCACCCGGCGGCACGGTCCGCGAGGCGTTGCGCGTGAGAGGAGGAGTTCTGCGCTTCGGTGACGAGTTTCTGGATGCCGGCCAGCGCGGTGTCCTCCCCGACCGCAGTGATTTCGACCCTCACCCCGGAGTCGGTGGCGACGGTGCCTGCGATGACCTGGTCGCCGTCGCTGCGGCGAACCGGGCGGGATTCGCCAGTGATCATCGACTCGTCCATGCTGGCCGACCCCTGCACGATCCGACCATCCGCGGGGACCCGCCCGCCGGGGCGGACAACGACGACGTCACCAACTTGCAGATCGGCGGGGGCGACGGTGACAGTGCTGTCGCCCTCGACCTTTTCGGCCTCGTCGGGTAGGAGCGCGGCGAGGGAGTCCAGGGCGGAGGTGGTCTGGGCGAGGGAACGCATCTCGATCCAATGCCCGAGGAGCATGATGACGATCAGCAGCGCCAGCTCCCACCAGAAGTCCAGCTCGTGGTGCAGCAGCCCTATGCTGGCCCCCCACGAGGCGAGGAATGCGACGGTGATCGCGAGGGCGATGAGGAGCATCATGCCGGGCTTGCGGGCACGGAGCTCGCTGACGGCACCGGTGAGGAACGGGGCACCACCCCACACATACATGACGGTGCCGAGGATGGGGGACACCCATTCCACCCATGCGGCGTCGGGCAGCGGGTATCCAATCAGCATCGAGAACATCGTGGAGAACCCCACGACCGGCACAGCGAGAATCAGCATGATCCAGAACAGGCGCCGGAACCGGGCAACGTGATCGCCGTGTCCGGCGTGCCCGCCGTGGTCGGCGTGGCCGTGTCCGGACTGTCCGGCGGCGGGTGCCCGCTCGTCTTCGCTCTGCGGGTGACTCATCGCCGCGTGGTCGTGTTCGGCGGTGGCCGCCGGGGCGTGGTGGTTGTGGTGGTCGTGCTGGCTCATCGGAGCCTCCTTCTCTGGGTGCGCCGGTGCGGCGGCACGTTCAGGCCGGTTGGGGCACGGGAACAAGGGTCGCACGGGCGGGTGCCGGGTCGGGTCGGAACCGGCGCAGCCGAAGGCTGTTGGTCACCACGAACACCGATGACAACGCCATCGCCGCCGCAGCGACGAGAGGATTGAGCAGGCCGGCCATGGCTATCGGAATGGCGGCGACGTTGTACGCGAACGCCCAGAACAGGTTTCCCTTGATGGTGCCGAGAGTGCGGCGGGCGAGGCGGATCGCGTCCACGACGACGGTCAGGTCGCCGGAGACGATGGTGATGTCGCTGGCTGCGATCGCGGCGTCCGTGCCTCCACCCATGGCCAGGCCGAGGTCGGCGGCGGCGAGGGCGGCGGCGTCGTTGACGCCGTCACCGACCATCGCGACAACGTGC
This genomic window contains:
- a CDS encoding cadmium resistance transporter, whose product is MIGTIAAAIGLFAATNIDDIVVLTVLFLASTRGALPGWKVVAGQYLGFIALVAISVIAAAGLTIVPDEWVGFLGLIPLAIGIYGLIRTLRHRGDDDDDESAISAGGLLGVAGITIANGADNISLYTPVFRTNPVPDTIVTLIVFLVLVAVWCVVARFVGTNKAVTEALEKIEHWLVPAVFIGLGLYILIESGVVLRLIDVLS
- a CDS encoding sulfite exporter TauE/SafE family protein, producing the protein MILATVVGVALGLLGGGGSILAVPVLTLILGMGTREAIASSLFVVAVTSAIAVLIRARTGTVKWGVGVAFGATGMLGGLGGASLGRFVPDSLLAILFSGIMIATALAMIRGRRTPAPPERPRARSSHVLRVVIMGVSVGFLTGLLGAGGGFLIVPALLIFGLPIAAATSTSLLVIALNSTAGLAAQVFATAIPWETVLPFTAFAVVGSVAGMLLARKLSAPTLRKSFGFFVLGVGIIMLTATILRLAPLL
- a CDS encoding Mu transposase C-terminal domain-containing protein, which produces MDGLERWRILRLHVEDQIPLAALARESGIGTRTLQRWHQLYEKHGLAGLDDTARRDKGSRRTDPATVAAIERLALTRPRPSIATLHRLIVEECLRESRPAPSYATVREIVQALDPALVTLALEGPASYRDRHELVFRRRAQRPNQIWQADHTELDILIIGANGKPDRPWLTTVMDDHSRAICGYMVFTGAPSSLNTALALRQAIWRKTDPAWAMCGIPDVLHVDHGSDFTSHHLERTAIELHLRLIFSTVGRPQGRGKIERFFGTINTEVLPTLPGHLGPGNRNPQPVLDLPGLDRAIGAFIATYNQRTHQALGISPRDAWVADGWIPRMPDTLNELDGLLLTVPTHRTVQRDGIHFQGQRYLATTLAPFVGHAVTIRYDPRDLSEIRVYDHGTFICVAVDEAHPNTRLSLRDIEAARRARRHELRRTINDRIPTIAHREEPHLADSTPPKKRLRTYEEE
- a CDS encoding recombinase family protein, translating into MRLLGYTRVSTSSQDAQLQLDALVAAGVQKRDVFADVTSGSKTAIERTGMKKLLEYAEDGDTVVVWRVDRLGRSLIDVLNTVNLLRERGVQVRSISDGIDPSTSTGRLMLNMLATLAEYERELIVERVNAGIAAARANGTRFGRPLSDPVVIADKLAIAADARARGRTAEDAARLVGWSRATLYRHQQVHAARESAAM
- a CDS encoding rhodanese-like domain-containing protein, whose amino-acid sequence is MRRFALVTVTALVAAFALTSCTAPTTAQPAVSSDAIVIDVRTPAEHAEGHLDGALLLDVTAGELQTAIPDLDPHADYVVYCRSGQRAAAAVDLMEDAGFTQVRNLGSLADAAAATGLPVVQTD
- a CDS encoding MBL fold metallo-hydrolase, with protein sequence MLLERLYDDDLAHASYLIGCQRNGEAIVVDPRRDVQVYLDLAAKHGMTITAVTETHIHADYLSGTRELAARTGATMYVSAEGGPDWQYGSGFDDATRMVHGQRITLGNIALEAVHTPGHTPEHLSFLVTDGAATSDPGYFLSGDFVFVGDIGRPDLLDEAAGGIDTRFQGARDLFASLRDRFLTLPDYVQVLPAHGSGSACGKALGAVPTSTVGYERRFAWWAPYLAAGDEQGFINSLLDDQPDAHAYFARMKRQNRTGPALLGKLAPLPQIDASDLSAALEEDSVILIDTRHHAQVHQGTVPGALNVPGEAKAASYAAWVYDPETETRPLVILADSTDAAGRFRDHLLRVGIDAVHGFTDTLDGLRLVQPKTIAPTDIDQVEHALLLDVRNRTEYNAGHIPGAAQLSGGRALWHTDELPSSGVILTYCQSGVRNSVVASALRRAGHDVIEIDGSYRAWLAATAQPAANAA
- a CDS encoding metalloregulator ArsR/SmtB family transcription factor, with the protein product MTTDLTAAVSLFHSLADHSRLSILRRLSMGEARVRDLTDELGLAQSTVSEHVGCLRECGLVVARGEGRQNFYSVSTPEVIDVLETAERLLATTGYKVDLCETYGRDGR
- a CDS encoding DUF4395 family protein, with translation MSVTPAVVLPRVGALIEGYQGPVIDERAVRIAAGLLLTLGLLAATAALAFGTTRPLQMFGMFFLLDMLTRLLVSDRLSITLALGRLASRSHFPRWVGAPQKAFAWWLAVGIATVSCVALGSGAIPLQGVLALCGVCFILLALEAIFGWCAGCHLHRRLSRHPTHHCADRSCNL
- a CDS encoding metal-sensitive transcriptional regulator; amino-acid sequence: MGSDPQGPDSLLHDQEAKRKVLNRLKRAQGQLAAVIGAVENDAHCRDVVQQLSAVSKALDRAGFLVISTALRDCMTTPEADNVTNPDELEKLFLSLA
- the trxA gene encoding thioredoxin, whose protein sequence is MATTELTNETFGPAVQADGIVLIDFWAAWCGPCRSFAPVFEAASEKHPDIVFAKVDTEAEAELSSAHRITSIPTLMVIRDGVLVYKQPGALPAPQLEQLITKARELDMDDVRRQIAAAETAA